A single genomic interval of Portunus trituberculatus isolate SZX2019 chromosome 41, ASM1759143v1, whole genome shotgun sequence harbors:
- the LOC123516610 gene encoding piggyBac transposable element-derived protein 3-like isoform X2: MDPYNPEVKKENDTEDEASPSIIIPNTSLYPQFGIKEDCEGSENDQFMVEVKEEIDVKVEEEDLPPPEDPLMLCDQEGPSSEESRGEKRKMDARSFYGKRRDLVAVIPEDGDDSDDGLADDGDDDVNDPDFTANINEDDSDDAVSDLSNDDEQMPSGSTVQPCFKKRKVNTPQPKLVPIEKNGAPTSHVSDPIRGRLWRKRDIDNSYPLEKNFTAPDELSTPFQYFSRYFTPELVDLLVQQTNLYSVQETTGSICTTVGEMQMFLAVLLYMGICSLPAMDDYWSVHFRYPLVADIMSSKRFKCLKRYLHFVDNHKKKDTQDDKFHKVRPVFEMVRRQCKKIEGSNHQSVDEVMVPYKGTRAGTLRQYVKNKPHKWGFKIYCRSSSSGIVHDLLLYQGTTTFNDEDLPENEKDFLLGEKVMLVLCRSIPDPSSCVVFCDNFFTSYKLVKKLESLISIKCLGTVRESRCGGVELLSDKDMKKQERSYYDYKSSEDVIAIKWHDNKCVTLLSNAVGVEPEGAVKRYDKHKKCKIDIPCPSIVLAYNKHMGGIDLSDMLVSLYKTPMKSHRWYLPLFGYLLDLSVANSWLLYKREATLLKESPMTLKCFRAEIAGTLVKINQKVSVGRPISRGITPKKGNVKKAKPSKDVRYDGIDHWPMPTSSEKQARGRCSLCPKGVSGFRCTKCNVFLCLKNKQMCFVQYHTKT, translated from the exons ATGGATCCTTATAATCCTGAggtgaaaaaagagaatgatacAGAGGATGAGGCTTCTCCCTCAATTATAATTCCAAACACATCTTTGTACCCACAGTTTGGGATAAAAGAGGACtgtgaaggaag TGAAAATGATCAGTTTATggtggaagtgaaagaagaaattgatgttaaggtagaagaggaggatttgCCACCACCAGAAGATCCATTGATGTTGTGTGATCAAGAAGGCCCATCATCAGAGGAAAGCAGAGGTGAAAAAAG gAAAATGGATGCGCGGAGCTTTTACGGGAAACGACGGGATTTAGTAGCTGTCATCCCTGAGGATGGAGATGATTCAGACGACGGGCTTgctgatgatggcgatgatgatgtcAATGACCCAGATTTCACTGCTAACATAAATGAGGATGATTCAGATGATGCAGTCAGTGATCTTTCAAATGATGATGAGCAAATGCCCAGTGGTTCAACAGTGCAACCCTGCTTCAAAAAACGTAAAGTGAACACACCTCAACCTAAACTGGTTCCTATTGAGAAAAATGGAGCACCAACTTCTCATGTCAGTGATCCCATAAGAGGAAGGctttggagaaagagagatattgATAACTCTTACCCACTAGAGAAGAACTTTACAGCCCCAGACGAGTTATCAACAccatttcagtatttttctaGATATTTTACTCCTGAACTGGTAGATCTTCTTGTACAACAGACTAATTTGTATTCAGTTCAGGAAACAACAGGTAGTATATGTACAACTGTAGGAGAAATGCAAATGTTTTTGGCTGTGTTACTCTACATGGGGATATGCTCTTTGCCAGCAATGGATGATTACTGGAGTGTCCATTTTAGATATCCACTTGTGGCTGACATAATGAGTTCAAAAAGGTTCAAATGCCTGAAGAGGTATTTGCATTTTGTTGACAACCATAAGAAAAAGGACACCCAAGATGATAAGTTTCACAAAGTAAGACCTGTGTTTGAAATGGTTCGCAGACAGTGTAAGAAGATAGAGGGAAGTAATCACCAGAGTGTAGATGAGGTGATGGTGCCTTACAAGGGTACAAGGGCTGGGACACTAAGACAGTATGTGAAGAATAAACCTCATAAATGGGGTTTCAAAATTTACTGTAGATCTAGTTCATCTGGAATTGTACATGATCTACTTTTGTATCAAGGTACAACAACCTTTAATGATGAAGATCTACCTGAGAATGAGAAAGATTTCCTGCTTGGTGAAAAGGTCATGTTGGTATTGTGTAGGTCCATCCCTGATCCTTCCTCTTGTGTGGTTTTTTGTGATAACTTTTTTACCAGTTACAAACTGGTAAAGAAATTGGAGTCTTTGATTAGTATAAAATGTCTTGGCACAGTAAGAGAATCCAGATGCGGTGGAGTTGAGCTGCTATCAGACAAAGACATGAAGAAGCAAGAACGGAGTTACTATGATTATAAATCATCTGAAGATGTCATCGCTATCAAATGGCATGACAATAAATGTGTAACACTCCTTAGTAATGCAGTGGGAGTTGAACCTGAAGGAGCTGTGAAAAGATATGATAAACATAAAAAATGCAAGATTGACATTCCTTGCCCTTCTATTGTACTAGCTTACAATAAGCACATGGGAGGCATTGACCTTTCTGACATGTTGGTATCTTTGTACAAAACACCTATGAAATCCCACAGGTGGTACCTTCCCCTTTTTGGCTATTTGCTAGATCTATCAGTGGCCAATAGCTGGCTTTTGTATAAGCGTGAAGCCACATTGCTGAAGGAATCCCCAATGACACTGAAATGCTTTCGTGCTGAAATAGCTGGCACTTTAGTAAAGATAAACCAGAAGGTCAGTGTAGGTAGGCCAATATCCAGAGGAATAACACCCAAGAAGGGCAATGTAAAGAAAGCCAAGCCATCAAAGGATGTCCGATATGATGGAATTGACCATTGGCCTATGCCAACAAGCTCAGAAAAGCAAGCAAGGGGGCGCTGCTCTCTGTGCCCAAAAGGGGTTTCAGGTTTCAGATGCACTAAATGCAATGTATTTCTATGCCTGAAGAACAAACAAATGTGTTTTGTACAATATCACACAAAGACCTAG
- the LOC123516610 gene encoding piggyBac transposable element-derived protein 3-like isoform X3 translates to MDARSFYGKRRDLVAVIPEDGDDSDDGLADDGDDDVNDPDFTANINEDDSDDAVSDLSNDDEQMPSGSTVQPCFKKRKVNTPQPKLVPIEKNGAPTSHVSDPIRGRLWRKRDIDNSYPLEKNFTAPDELSTPFQYFSRYFTPELVDLLVQQTNLYSVQETTGSICTTVGEMQMFLAVLLYMGICSLPAMDDYWSVHFRYPLVADIMSSKRFKCLKRYLHFVDNHKKKDTQDDKFHKVRPVFEMVRRQCKKIEGSNHQSVDEVMVPYKGTRAGTLRQYVKNKPHKWGFKIYCRSSSSGIVHDLLLYQGTTTFNDEDLPENEKDFLLGEKVMLVLCRSIPDPSSCVVFCDNFFTSYKLVKKLESLISIKCLGTVRESRCGGVELLSDKDMKKQERSYYDYKSSEDVIAIKWHDNKCVTLLSNAVGVEPEGAVKRYDKHKKCKIDIPCPSIVLAYNKHMGGIDLSDMLVSLYKTPMKSHRWYLPLFGYLLDLSVANSWLLYKREATLLKESPMTLKCFRAEIAGTLVKINQKVSVGRPISRGITPKKGNVKKAKPSKDVRYDGIDHWPMPTSSEKQARGRCSLCPKGVSGFRCTKCNVFLCLKNKQMCFVQYHTKT, encoded by the coding sequence ATGGATGCGCGGAGCTTTTACGGGAAACGACGGGATTTAGTAGCTGTCATCCCTGAGGATGGAGATGATTCAGACGACGGGCTTgctgatgatggcgatgatgatgtcAATGACCCAGATTTCACTGCTAACATAAATGAGGATGATTCAGATGATGCAGTCAGTGATCTTTCAAATGATGATGAGCAAATGCCCAGTGGTTCAACAGTGCAACCCTGCTTCAAAAAACGTAAAGTGAACACACCTCAACCTAAACTGGTTCCTATTGAGAAAAATGGAGCACCAACTTCTCATGTCAGTGATCCCATAAGAGGAAGGctttggagaaagagagatattgATAACTCTTACCCACTAGAGAAGAACTTTACAGCCCCAGACGAGTTATCAACAccatttcagtatttttctaGATATTTTACTCCTGAACTGGTAGATCTTCTTGTACAACAGACTAATTTGTATTCAGTTCAGGAAACAACAGGTAGTATATGTACAACTGTAGGAGAAATGCAAATGTTTTTGGCTGTGTTACTCTACATGGGGATATGCTCTTTGCCAGCAATGGATGATTACTGGAGTGTCCATTTTAGATATCCACTTGTGGCTGACATAATGAGTTCAAAAAGGTTCAAATGCCTGAAGAGGTATTTGCATTTTGTTGACAACCATAAGAAAAAGGACACCCAAGATGATAAGTTTCACAAAGTAAGACCTGTGTTTGAAATGGTTCGCAGACAGTGTAAGAAGATAGAGGGAAGTAATCACCAGAGTGTAGATGAGGTGATGGTGCCTTACAAGGGTACAAGGGCTGGGACACTAAGACAGTATGTGAAGAATAAACCTCATAAATGGGGTTTCAAAATTTACTGTAGATCTAGTTCATCTGGAATTGTACATGATCTACTTTTGTATCAAGGTACAACAACCTTTAATGATGAAGATCTACCTGAGAATGAGAAAGATTTCCTGCTTGGTGAAAAGGTCATGTTGGTATTGTGTAGGTCCATCCCTGATCCTTCCTCTTGTGTGGTTTTTTGTGATAACTTTTTTACCAGTTACAAACTGGTAAAGAAATTGGAGTCTTTGATTAGTATAAAATGTCTTGGCACAGTAAGAGAATCCAGATGCGGTGGAGTTGAGCTGCTATCAGACAAAGACATGAAGAAGCAAGAACGGAGTTACTATGATTATAAATCATCTGAAGATGTCATCGCTATCAAATGGCATGACAATAAATGTGTAACACTCCTTAGTAATGCAGTGGGAGTTGAACCTGAAGGAGCTGTGAAAAGATATGATAAACATAAAAAATGCAAGATTGACATTCCTTGCCCTTCTATTGTACTAGCTTACAATAAGCACATGGGAGGCATTGACCTTTCTGACATGTTGGTATCTTTGTACAAAACACCTATGAAATCCCACAGGTGGTACCTTCCCCTTTTTGGCTATTTGCTAGATCTATCAGTGGCCAATAGCTGGCTTTTGTATAAGCGTGAAGCCACATTGCTGAAGGAATCCCCAATGACACTGAAATGCTTTCGTGCTGAAATAGCTGGCACTTTAGTAAAGATAAACCAGAAGGTCAGTGTAGGTAGGCCAATATCCAGAGGAATAACACCCAAGAAGGGCAATGTAAAGAAAGCCAAGCCATCAAAGGATGTCCGATATGATGGAATTGACCATTGGCCTATGCCAACAAGCTCAGAAAAGCAAGCAAGGGGGCGCTGCTCTCTGTGCCCAAAAGGGGTTTCAGGTTTCAGATGCACTAAATGCAATGTATTTCTATGCCTGAAGAACAAACAAATGTGTTTTGTACAATATCACACAAAGACCTAG
- the LOC123516612 gene encoding uncharacterized protein LOC123516612, with the protein MDKFLRPDRFDADPNSSGAASEWKHWYRTFNNFLEAIASHKPDKLKTLVNYVAPRVYEYIADSDDYDSAITTLEKMYVKPKNEVFARHLLSTRKQQANESLSEFLQVLKQLSGDCNFKAVTAEKYKEEALRDAFISGLRSSVIRQRLLENKTLQLQDAFDQALALDIAQKSSDSYESVIPSFSAASDNPEVTKSSQDEASQAAVAAVRVSRNSRCFFCGNNRHPRTMCPAREALCNKCGKKGTLCQNVQELYFRSNQH; encoded by the coding sequence ATGGATAAATTCCTTCGTCCCGACCGCTTCGACGCTGATCCGAACTCCAGTGGTGCTGCCAGTGAGTGGAAGCATTGGTACCGGACATTCAACAACTTCCTCGAAGCCATAGCGTCTCATAAGCCTGACAAGTTGAAGACGCTTGTTAACTACGTAGCACCACGAGTGTATGAATATATTGCTGATAGTGATGATTATGATTCAGCAATAACTACTTTGGAGAAGATGTACGTGAAACCCAAGAATGAAGTGTTTGCTCGTCACCTGCTGTCTACACGCAAACAACAAGCTAATGAATCCCTTAGTGAATTTTTACAAGTGTTGAAACAACTCAGTGGTGATTGTAACTTTAAGGCCGTGACTGCAGAAAAGTATAAGGAGGAAGCATTGCGTGATGCTTTCATTAGTGGCTTGCGTTCCTCTGTTATTCGCCAACGCTTATTAGAAAATAAGACACTACAACTGCAGGATGCTTTTGATCAAGCACTAGCTCTTGACATCGCTCAGAAAAGTAGTGACTCGTATGAATCTGTGATTCCTTCGTTTAGTGCAGCCAGTGATAATCCCGAAGTGACCAAATCGTCTCAGGATGAAGCTAGTCAGGCTGCCGTGGCGGCTGTGCGAGTGTCGAGGAATTCGAGGTGTTTCTTTTGTGGAAATAATAGACACCCTCGCACCATGTGTCCAGCTAGAGAGGCGCTGTGTAACAAATGCGGCAAAAAAGGGACACTTTGCCAAAATGTGCAGGAGCTCTACTTCCGCAGCAATCAGCACTGA